In the genome of Thermodesulfobacteriota bacterium, the window GCGCCGTCCGTCATGTACGCCTCCGAACGGACCTCCGCCCTCCGGATCTCCCGGAACTTGTCCTGAAGCTTCCAGTTGTGCGTCTCGATGGCGCCGTCCGTCAGGAACATGGACTTCACGTGCCGCGACGCGCGCCCCTTGCAGCCGGTCAGCGCCCACGTCTTCTCCGGCAGCCCCGGGGAGACGTACGGAACGGGGTCGTACGGCTCCTTCATCTGTCCCACGATCGCGTCGCCCAGGATCATGGCCGGGTTGCGGTACTTGTCCGCGAGGTCGAAGGCCAGCATCGTCAGGGAGTACATCTCCTGGACCGAGTGGGGGGCGAGAACGATGAGGTGCGCGTCGCCGTGCCCGGCGACCTTGGTCGCCTGGAAATAGTCGCCCTGCGAGGGGGCGATCCCTCCCAGCCCCGGACCCGACCGGGAGATGTTGACGATCACCGCGGGGAGCTGCGACCCGACCATGAAGGACAATCCCTCCTGCATGAGCGAGATCCCCGGGCCGGAGGAGGAGGTCATCACACGGTTCCCGGTCGAGGAGGTGCCCAGGATCATGTTGATCGTCGCGACCTCGCTCTCCGCCTGGAGGAAGGAGCCTCCCAGCGCAGGCAGATGCGCCGACATCCATTCGGGAATGTCGTTCTGCGGGGTGATGGGGTAGCCGTAGTAGAACCGGCACCCCGCGGCGACCGCTCCGTGGCAGATCGCCTCGTTCCCCTTCGCCAACACCTTCTTCGCCGCTCCGGCGGCCGGCGCCGCGCTCATCGCCACACCCGGATGCAGACGTCGGGGCACGTCTCGGCGCAGAGCGCGCACCCCGTGCAGTCTTCCGGCCGGGCGAAGACGGCCGCCGTGTATCCCTGCCGGTTGATTTCCTTGCCCATCTCGATGCAGTTCTTCGGGCAGACCGGCGGGCAGAGCTCGCACGCCTTGCACCGCTCGAAGTCGATCTCGATACTGCCTGTGGCCATACACATCCTTCCCGGCGGCCTTAGTGCTCCCTCGCCGCCCTTCCGATCAGTCGTACTTCGGCTTGAACTCGAAATAGTGCGTCGTGTCGATGAGCCGGACCGTACGGGATTTCGAACGCATGACGACCGACTGCGTATGCGCCCCTCCGCTGAAGAACCGGACCCCCTGCAGATAGTCCCCGAAGGTGACCCCCGTCGCCGCGAACATGACCTCGCTTGAGGCGAGGTCGTCGATGGCGTACACGCGGTCCAGGTCCGCGATCCCCATCGCCTTCGCGCGCTCGATCTCCTCCTTGTTCCGGAATTTGAGCACCCCCTGCATGTCGCCGCCGATGCACTTCAGCGCGGCGGCGGCGAGCACGCCTTCCGGCGCCCCGCCGATCCCCATGAGGATGTCCACGCCGGAGCCTTCCTTCGCGGTGGCGATCGCCCCCGCGACGTCCCCGTCGCCGATCAGCTTGATCCGCGCCCCGGCCTCCCGGCATTCCCGGATCAGCTCCTTGTGCCGCGGCCGGTCGAGGATGATCACGCACAGGTCTTCGACGTACACCTTCAGCGCCTTCGCGACGCTTCGCAGGTTCTCCGTCGGAGTGGCCTTGATGTCGATGGCGCCGTTCGCCTTCGGCCCCACGGCGATCTTGTCCATGTAAGTGTCCGGCGCGTGGAGGAACCCGCCTTCCTCGGCGATGGCGATGACCGCAA includes:
- a CDS encoding 4Fe-4S dicluster domain-containing protein, which gives rise to MATGSIEIDFERCKACELCPPVCPKNCIEMGKEINRQGYTAAVFARPEDCTGCALCAETCPDVCIRVWR
- the glpX gene encoding class II fructose-bisphosphatase produces the protein MERNLALEVVRVTEAAALAAARLMGRGDNVAADQAAVTAMRKALNYVQFKGRVVIGEGERDEAPMLYIGEEVGAADNPRVDIAVDPLEGTSIVASGGNNALAVIAIAEEGGFLHAPDTYMDKIAVGPKANGAIDIKATPTENLRSVAKALKVYVEDLCVIILDRPRHKELIRECREAGARIKLIGDGDVAGAIATAKEGSGVDILMGIGGAPEGVLAAAALKCIGGDMQGVLKFRNKEEIERAKAMGIADLDRVYAIDDLASSEVMFAATGVTFGDYLQGVRFFSGGAHTQSVVMRSKSRTVRLIDTTHYFEFKPKYD
- a CDS encoding 3-methyl-2-oxobutanoate dehydrogenase subunit VorB, whose amino-acid sequence is MSAAPAAGAAKKVLAKGNEAICHGAVAAGCRFYYGYPITPQNDIPEWMSAHLPALGGSFLQAESEVATINMILGTSSTGNRVMTSSSGPGISLMQEGLSFMVGSQLPAVIVNISRSGPGLGGIAPSQGDYFQATKVAGHGDAHLIVLAPHSVQEMYSLTMLAFDLADKYRNPAMILGDAIVGQMKEPYDPVPYVSPGLPEKTWALTGCKGRASRHVKSMFLTDGAIETHNWKLQDKFREIRRAEVRSEAYMTDGARVGIVAFGTAARVSKTAIQWARKEGIAVGMLRPITLFPFPEKEVRAFAEQVDAILVVEMNTGQMVEDVYRSTTRHDRIHFFGKPCAIPTPDEIFERIRGLAGGKR